A single window of Pseudoduganella plicata DNA harbors:
- a CDS encoding YciI family protein, with product MRFMIIVKASADSEAGRMPSTELLSAMGKYNEELVNAGVLLAGEGLHPSARGARVRFHGGGRTVVDGPFAGTKELIAGFWLIQVKSMDEAVEWVKRAPMPDGDEIEIRQVFEAEDFGAELTPALREQEERLRAQTAAA from the coding sequence ATGCGCTTCATGATCATCGTCAAGGCCAGCGCCGATTCCGAGGCCGGCAGGATGCCGTCCACCGAACTCTTGAGCGCCATGGGCAAGTACAACGAGGAACTCGTCAACGCCGGCGTGCTGCTGGCCGGCGAAGGGCTGCACCCCAGTGCCCGCGGCGCGCGCGTACGCTTTCATGGCGGCGGCCGCACTGTCGTCGACGGCCCCTTCGCCGGGACGAAGGAGCTGATTGCGGGGTTCTGGCTGATTCAGGTAAAGTCGATGGACGAAGCCGTCGAGTGGGTCAAGCGGGCCCCGATGCCCGATGGCGACGAGATCGAAATCCGCCAGGTCTTCGAGGCCGAGGATTTCGGTGCCGAACTGACGCCGGCACTGCGCGAGCAGGAGGAACGCCTGCGCGCGCAGACAGCTGCCGCCTGA
- the prmB gene encoding 50S ribosomal protein L3 N(5)-glutamine methyltransferase, with the protein MDTTLFTTPRDLLRYATTRFNTEGLFFGHGSAEAFDEAAYLLLHTLKLPLDKLEPFLDARLLPEEVQRVLAVIERRATDRIPAAYITNEAWLGTYSFYVDERTIVPRSYIAELIPEYFAPWVNNPEGIENVLELCTGSGCLAIMMADAFPDAQVDAADISPDALAVAQRNVDTYKLAGRVNLIASDLYANVPARKYDLIVTNPPYVNSGSMAQLPKEYLHEPQIALDGGSDGMDLVRKIVAGAAERLTDDGLLIVEIGNEKAFAEAAFGHLGLTWLTTSQGDDMVFLLTADQLKL; encoded by the coding sequence ATGGATACCACCCTTTTCACGACCCCGCGCGACCTGCTGCGCTATGCGACGACCCGCTTCAACACGGAGGGGCTGTTCTTCGGCCACGGCAGCGCCGAGGCGTTCGACGAGGCGGCCTACCTGCTGCTGCACACCCTGAAGCTCCCGCTGGACAAGCTGGAACCGTTCCTGGACGCGCGCCTGCTGCCCGAGGAAGTGCAGCGCGTGCTGGCCGTGATCGAGCGCCGCGCGACCGACCGCATCCCGGCCGCCTACATCACCAACGAGGCATGGCTGGGCACCTACAGCTTCTACGTGGACGAGCGCACCATCGTGCCCCGTTCGTACATCGCCGAACTGATTCCAGAGTACTTCGCACCGTGGGTCAACAACCCGGAAGGCATCGAGAACGTGCTTGAACTGTGCACGGGTTCCGGCTGCCTGGCCATCATGATGGCCGACGCGTTTCCGGATGCGCAGGTGGACGCGGCCGACATCTCGCCCGACGCGCTGGCCGTTGCGCAGCGCAACGTGGACACGTACAAGCTGGCCGGCCGCGTGAACCTGATCGCGTCGGATCTTTACGCGAACGTGCCGGCCAGGAAATACGACCTGATCGTCACCAATCCGCCGTACGTGAATTCCGGCTCGATGGCGCAGCTGCCGAAAGAGTATCTGCACGAACCGCAGATCGCCCTGGACGGCGGCAGCGACGGCATGGACCTGGTGCGCAAGATTGTTGCCGGTGCCGCCGAGCGCCTGACGGACGACGGCCTCCTGATCGTCGAAATCGGCAACGAGAAGGCATTCGCCGAAGCAGCCTTCGGCCACCTCGGTCTGACGTGGCTGACCACGAGCCAGGGCGACGACATGGTCTTCCTTCTGACGGCCGACCAGCTCAAGCTCTGA
- a CDS encoding RNA polymerase sigma factor has product MTASAVQRTVEAVWRIESARIIAVLTRMLRDVGLAEEMAQEALVSALETWPVRGTPDNPAAWLMTAAKHRALDWLRHRKLEREREPALTCEIEGLLQDAAPDLERAVEDKIGDDLLRLVFIACHPVLPTEGRVALTLRLLGGLTTEEIARAFLVPEPTVAQRIVRAKRTLAEARVPFEVPSGHELVQRLESVLQVIYLIYNEGYAASAGADWMRPALCDEALRLGRILAGLAPREPEVHGLVALMEIQSSRARARTDAKGVPVLLLEQDRSRWDQLLIRRGLAALARADELCRDHGRTLGPYALQAAIAACHARARKAEDTDWHRIAALYDALAQIAPSPVIELNRAVAVAMAFGPAAGLEIADALRDEPALRHYHLLPSVRGDLLAKLGRLDEARAEFARAATLTQNEREQALLLGRAAACLEGVAALRR; this is encoded by the coding sequence ATGACCGCAAGCGCCGTACAACGCACGGTCGAAGCGGTCTGGCGCATCGAATCGGCGCGCATCATCGCGGTATTGACGCGGATGCTGCGCGACGTCGGCCTGGCCGAGGAGATGGCCCAGGAAGCGCTTGTCAGCGCGCTGGAGACGTGGCCGGTCCGCGGCACGCCGGACAACCCGGCCGCCTGGCTGATGACGGCGGCAAAGCACCGCGCGCTCGACTGGCTGCGCCATCGTAAGCTGGAACGGGAGCGCGAGCCGGCGCTGACCTGCGAAATCGAAGGGCTGTTGCAGGACGCGGCGCCGGACCTGGAGCGGGCCGTCGAGGACAAGATCGGCGACGACCTGCTGCGCCTCGTCTTCATCGCCTGCCATCCTGTCCTGCCGACGGAAGGCAGGGTCGCGCTGACCTTGCGCCTGCTGGGCGGCCTGACGACCGAGGAAATCGCCCGCGCCTTCCTCGTTCCCGAGCCCACGGTGGCCCAGCGCATCGTGCGCGCCAAGCGCACGTTGGCGGAGGCGCGCGTGCCGTTCGAGGTGCCGTCGGGCCACGAGCTGGTGCAGCGGCTGGAATCGGTGCTGCAGGTGATCTACCTGATCTACAACGAGGGCTATGCCGCCAGCGCGGGGGCGGACTGGATGCGGCCCGCGTTGTGCGACGAGGCGCTGAGGCTGGGCCGCATCCTGGCGGGCCTGGCGCCGCGCGAACCGGAGGTACACGGTCTGGTGGCGCTGATGGAAATCCAGTCGTCGCGCGCCCGCGCCCGCACGGACGCGAAAGGTGTCCCCGTGCTGCTGCTGGAACAGGACCGCTCGCGCTGGGACCAGCTGTTGATCCGCCGGGGTCTGGCCGCGCTGGCGCGTGCCGACGAGCTGTGCCGCGACCACGGCCGCACCCTGGGGCCGTACGCGCTGCAGGCAGCCATCGCCGCCTGCCACGCGCGCGCCCGCAAGGCCGAGGACACGGACTGGCACCGCATCGCCGCGCTGTACGACGCGCTGGCGCAGATCGCGCCGTCGCCCGTCATTGAACTGAACCGGGCTGTCGCCGTCGCCATGGCATTCGGCCCCGCCGCAGGCCTGGAAATCGCCGACGCCCTGCGGGACGAGCCGGCGCTGCGCCACTACCATCTGCTGCCGAGCGTACGGGGCGATTTGCTGGCCAAGCTGGGCCGGCTCGACGAAGCCCGAGCCGAATTCGCGCGTGCCGCCACGCTGACGCAGAACGAGCGCGAACAGGCCCTGCTGCTGGGGCGCGCAGCCGCTTGCCTGGAAGGCGTCGCCGCCCTGCGCCGCTGA
- a CDS encoding ATP-binding protein produces the protein MKRPSLSRLRNGLKSGLFWRTFLLLGVLTTLSMASWIGMISFVQRGPQAQQLAAQVISVVTITRAALTHSAPELRTELLFELVSNEGIRVFLLEDDDEVDPPPDNGLMPDIEKLVKAKLGADTRFSSRVNGMRGFWVSFRIDDDSYWLMLERERITRLTSIQWLGWAGVVSLVSLVGAALLSSLINAPLRRLTVATRAIAQGRRPDPLPEKGPKEIRLANRSFNQMVEDLQQVESDRAVILAGISHDLRTPLTRMQLEVEMADLSREAREGIQSDIAQMDAIIAQFLDYAKPTESSSFVNVDVSAMLAEVAHEVGRLPDVRVVTDIAPDARALGNATDLKRVIHNLIENARRYGKTPGTDMAEIAIRCTTRGMHAAKKVVIDVQDHGVGVPAERIGELLKPFTRLDTARGQANGAGLGLAIVERVLQRHHAEFQLSNRDGGGLVIHIELDAL, from the coding sequence ATGAAGCGACCTTCCCTGAGCCGTCTGAGGAACGGCCTCAAAAGCGGGCTGTTCTGGCGTACCTTCCTGCTGCTCGGTGTATTGACCACGCTGTCCATGGCATCATGGATCGGCATGATCAGCTTCGTCCAGCGCGGGCCGCAGGCCCAGCAGCTGGCCGCCCAGGTCATCTCCGTGGTGACGATCACGCGCGCCGCGCTGACCCACTCCGCCCCGGAGTTGCGTACCGAGCTGCTGTTCGAGCTCGTCTCGAACGAAGGCATCCGTGTGTTCCTGCTCGAGGACGATGACGAAGTCGATCCGCCGCCGGACAACGGCCTGATGCCGGACATCGAAAAACTCGTCAAGGCCAAGCTGGGCGCGGACACGCGATTTTCCTCGCGCGTCAACGGCATGCGCGGCTTCTGGGTCAGCTTCCGCATCGACGACGACTCGTACTGGCTGATGCTGGAACGCGAACGCATCACCCGGCTGACCAGCATCCAGTGGCTGGGCTGGGCCGGCGTCGTCTCGCTCGTCTCGCTGGTCGGCGCCGCGCTGCTGTCCAGCCTGATCAATGCGCCGCTGCGCCGGCTGACGGTGGCCACCCGCGCCATCGCGCAAGGCCGCCGTCCCGATCCGCTGCCGGAAAAAGGGCCGAAGGAGATCCGGCTGGCCAACCGCAGCTTCAACCAGATGGTCGAGGACCTGCAGCAGGTGGAATCGGACCGCGCCGTCATCCTGGCCGGCATCTCGCACGACCTGCGCACGCCGCTCACGCGGATGCAGCTGGAAGTGGAGATGGCCGACCTGTCGCGCGAGGCGCGCGAAGGCATCCAGTCCGACATCGCGCAGATGGACGCGATCATCGCCCAGTTCCTCGACTACGCCAAGCCGACCGAATCGTCGTCGTTCGTCAACGTCGATGTCAGCGCGATGCTGGCGGAAGTGGCGCACGAAGTGGGCCGCCTGCCCGACGTGCGCGTGGTGACCGACATCGCGCCGGACGCCCGCGCGCTGGGCAATGCCACCGACCTGAAACGAGTCATCCACAACCTGATCGAGAACGCGCGCCGCTACGGCAAAACGCCGGGTACGGACATGGCCGAGATCGCCATCCGCTGCACCACGCGCGGCATGCACGCGGCAAAGAAGGTCGTCATCGACGTGCAGGACCACGGCGTCGGCGTGCCGGCCGAACGCATCGGCGAGCTGCTCAAGCCATTCACGCGGCTGGACACGGCACGCGGCCAGGCCAACGGCGCCGGGCTGGGTCTGGCCATCGTCGAGCGCGTGCTGCAGCGCCACCATGCCGAGTTCCAGCTGAGTAACCGGGACGGCGGCGGGCTGGTCATCCATATCGAGCTGGACGCACTGTAG
- a CDS encoding ArsC family reductase, whose protein sequence is MITLYGIPNCDTVKKARVWLADQQRDFTFHDFKKQGLDAGTVAHWLRHLDWEVLVNKKGTTWRGLPDERKAAVLDAASATALMLEFPSVIKRPVLQTPDTCHVGFKPEQYDQIFNS, encoded by the coding sequence ATGATCACTCTTTACGGCATCCCCAACTGCGACACGGTCAAGAAAGCCCGCGTCTGGCTGGCGGACCAGCAGCGCGACTTCACCTTCCACGACTTCAAGAAACAGGGCCTGGACGCCGGCACGGTCGCGCACTGGCTGCGCCACCTGGACTGGGAAGTCCTCGTCAACAAGAAAGGCACGACCTGGCGCGGCCTGCCGGACGAGCGCAAGGCCGCCGTGCTGGATGCTGCCAGCGCCACCGCGCTGATGCTGGAATTCCCGTCCGTGATCAAGCGCCCCGTGCTGCAAACGCCGGACACCTGCCATGTCGGCTTCAAGCCGGAACAGTACGACCAAATTTTCAACTCCTGA
- a CDS encoding ATP-binding cassette domain-containing protein: protein MIRFNQVSLMRGVKPLLENVDLTLNPGDKIGLIGANGAGKSSLFGMLRNELHPDQGDIDFPAKWRMAYVAQETPPLERAALDYAIDGDVNLRKLQAELARLEALPESDQNSMDNGIAIGEVYSALADADAYTVQSRGEQLLLGLGFSLDQMQQPVASFSGGWRMRLNLAQALMCPSDLLLLDEPTNHLDLDAIIWLEDWLKRYAGTLIIISHDRDFLDEIVNVIVHIDDRKLKRYSGNYSSFERQRAAQMILAAGTAEKQARKKAHLESFIERFKAKASKAKQAQSRMKALAKMEELAPLRAAAEFSFEFREPVSAPNPLLVMEDVDCGYRSEDPVTYETSVKTIVNGVNFSLQTGQRIGLLGVNGAGKSTLIKTIAGDLTPLAGTATTGKGLIIGYFAQHQVEMLRHDESPLWHLAKIAPTVREQELRNFLGGFNFPGTMVTSPIAPFSGGEKARLALALIVWQRPNLLLLDEPTNHLDLETREALTEALAQFEGTLVVVSHDRHLLRATTDQFIIVADGKLQPFDGDLDDYKDWLFKTKLGKGTDVLPAAGKEHKTAYPTASPIAPPAAPNVEKRDKRLEAEQRQRLSAQRKPIENKIKKLEEQIAKRNAQKAEVDAQLLEPTIYDAANKARLKTLLADQAFYTKDLEQLEGEWLGLQEQLEALAV from the coding sequence ATGATACGTTTTAACCAAGTCAGCCTGATGCGCGGCGTGAAGCCGCTGCTGGAAAATGTCGACCTGACGCTGAACCCGGGCGACAAGATCGGCCTGATCGGCGCCAATGGCGCCGGCAAATCCAGCCTGTTCGGCATGCTGCGCAACGAGCTGCACCCGGACCAGGGCGATATCGACTTCCCCGCCAAGTGGCGCATGGCCTACGTGGCGCAGGAAACGCCGCCGCTGGAGCGCGCCGCGCTGGATTACGCCATCGACGGCGACGTCAACCTGCGCAAGCTGCAGGCGGAACTGGCGCGCCTGGAAGCGCTGCCGGAGTCCGATCAGAACTCGATGGACAACGGCATCGCCATCGGCGAGGTGTACAGCGCACTGGCGGACGCGGATGCGTACACGGTGCAGTCGCGCGGCGAACAGCTGCTGCTGGGCCTGGGCTTCTCGCTCGACCAGATGCAGCAGCCCGTTGCCAGCTTCTCGGGCGGCTGGCGCATGCGCCTGAACCTGGCGCAGGCGCTGATGTGCCCTTCGGACCTGCTGCTGCTCGATGAACCGACCAACCACCTCGACCTGGACGCCATCATCTGGCTGGAAGACTGGCTGAAGCGCTATGCCGGCACCCTGATCATCATTTCGCACGATCGCGACTTCCTCGACGAGATCGTCAACGTCATCGTGCATATCGACGATCGCAAGCTGAAACGCTACTCGGGCAATTATTCCAGCTTCGAGCGCCAGCGCGCGGCGCAGATGATCCTGGCCGCCGGCACGGCGGAAAAGCAGGCGCGCAAGAAGGCGCACCTGGAATCGTTTATCGAGCGCTTCAAGGCCAAGGCCTCGAAAGCGAAGCAGGCGCAGAGCCGCATGAAGGCGCTGGCAAAGATGGAAGAGCTGGCGCCGCTGCGCGCGGCCGCCGAATTCTCGTTCGAGTTCCGCGAGCCGGTCAGCGCGCCCAATCCGCTCCTGGTGATGGAGGACGTCGACTGCGGCTACCGCAGCGAGGATCCCGTCACGTACGAGACCAGCGTCAAGACCATCGTCAACGGCGTCAATTTCAGCCTGCAGACAGGCCAGCGTATCGGCCTCCTGGGCGTGAACGGCGCCGGCAAATCGACGCTGATCAAGACGATCGCCGGCGATCTGACCCCGCTGGCGGGCACCGCCACCACGGGCAAGGGCCTGATCATCGGCTACTTCGCCCAGCACCAGGTTGAAATGCTGCGGCACGACGAGTCGCCGCTGTGGCACCTTGCGAAGATCGCGCCGACGGTGCGCGAGCAGGAGCTGCGCAACTTCCTGGGCGGCTTCAATTTCCCCGGCACGATGGTGACGAGCCCCATCGCCCCGTTCTCCGGCGGCGAGAAGGCTCGCCTGGCGCTGGCACTGATCGTCTGGCAGCGCCCGAACCTGCTGCTGCTCGACGAACCGACCAACCACCTGGACCTGGAAACGCGCGAAGCGCTGACGGAAGCGCTGGCGCAGTTCGAAGGCACGCTGGTCGTCGTCTCGCACGATCGCCACCTGCTGCGCGCCACGACCGACCAGTTCATCATCGTGGCCGACGGCAAGCTGCAGCCGTTCGACGGCGACCTGGACGACTACAAGGACTGGCTGTTCAAGACGAAGCTGGGCAAGGGCACGGACGTGCTGCCGGCCGCCGGCAAGGAACACAAGACGGCGTATCCGACCGCCTCGCCGATCGCCCCGCCGGCCGCGCCGAACGTGGAGAAACGCGACAAGCGGCTGGAAGCGGAGCAGCGCCAGCGCCTGTCGGCCCAGAGAAAACCAATCGAGAACAAGATCAAGAAGCTGGAAGAGCAGATCGCCAAGCGCAATGCGCAGAAGGCGGAAGTCGATGCGCAACTGCTGGAGCCGACGATCTACGATGCGGCCAACAAGGCCAGGCTGAAAACGCTGCTGGCCGACCAGGCGTTCTATACGAAGGACCTGGAGCAGCTGGAGGGCGAGTGGCTGGGGCTGCAGGAGCAGCTCGAAGCGCTGGCCGTATGA
- a CDS encoding YciI family protein, protein MQFMVIRRADSGSETPGFPPVQLTGAVPAGRWLRPSASGVRLRCTGGQWSIHDGPFPADETIAGFALIDVPTREAALQWARAWPGADGEGHVELEVRETGCSGGCHNVDTGEAPRLTPYMVLLRSDATTELDVIPPPEIIDNMNRHNAAGVRAGTVLAGAGLQPTSKGARVRFKGGRATVVDGPFTEIKELIAGFWLIQTATRQEAYDWIMTYPFPTLPDVTVELREVALPARA, encoded by the coding sequence ATGCAATTCATGGTGATACGGCGAGCCGACAGCGGCTCGGAAACGCCCGGCTTCCCGCCGGTCCAGCTGACCGGCGCGGTTCCTGCCGGCCGCTGGCTGCGGCCCAGCGCCAGCGGCGTGCGGCTGCGTTGTACCGGCGGCCAGTGGTCGATCCACGACGGGCCCTTCCCCGCCGACGAAACGATAGCGGGCTTCGCGCTGATCGACGTGCCGACACGGGAAGCCGCGCTGCAATGGGCGCGCGCATGGCCCGGTGCGGACGGTGAAGGCCATGTCGAGCTGGAGGTACGCGAGACGGGCTGCTCGGGCGGCTGCCACAATGTCGACACGGGCGAAGCTCCGCGGTTGACGCCGTATATGGTTCTGCTGAGGTCCGACGCCACGACGGAGCTGGACGTGATCCCGCCTCCGGAAATCATCGACAACATGAACCGGCATAACGCCGCGGGCGTGCGCGCCGGGACGGTGCTCGCAGGCGCCGGATTGCAACCCACGTCCAAAGGCGCGCGCGTGCGCTTCAAAGGCGGCCGCGCCACCGTCGTCGACGGCCCGTTCACGGAGATCAAGGAACTGATCGCCGGCTTCTGGCTGATCCAGACAGCCACGCGGCAGGAAGCGTATGACTGGATCATGACGTATCCGTTCCCCACGCTGCCCGACGTGACCGTGGAGCTGCGCGAAGTGGCCTTGCCCGCGCGGGCATGA
- a CDS encoding flagellar assembly protein A, whose translation MGNQPFSSVSPAAPVGATPEPVLQRRDDGVFFRASSTAAERQAAVGQTFLSGAYFSGLDYDLFLHLLYDASSGEADEPVRFADTVEPLALARRALYKSVKIVLGEADYYFEPVFLDAGAATQDANQGETLRFDEFVADMWQKGIRFGIDAVAVRAAIGNGKPGRCLVARRRDAVPGRDGAIVEVTEALHRSNAPREGANGKLDLHTFQNRFPQVSARTRLLKKMLPVPGIRGYELSGIPIEAPVPKDVELTSVAGTGTVIEHLDGTDFLVAAVQGFVNVDRRSRRISIGPRIVSREGVSVRTTGNLQLTGEYEEFGEVQENRVVEGGNITIHGDVFGRIVSRGGTIVLRHNLMGGTAINADGAIRVAGVAANAVLQTRAGEVAVQRAQSCIITGTRVRIGVAINCEIMADEVVIGSASGCAIAARSIVIESAGPHKHGEMMLFALVADTSRIDDEIADLAARGQSYARLTQRHRDAIDVITGRREVSAYLALAQRVRQREVVLTPEQLRAFQKIRLQVGPALQEVAQLSLAARQAQTQQALMQEGARAAQARKDALAGAASCRVRLLAGETVMRAMPYNPEHGAAYDLPARDVRTRLRAEAQTRAPVWSGSTGTLAWPPAARERQGGDPD comes from the coding sequence TTGGGCAATCAGCCATTCAGCAGCGTGTCGCCAGCGGCACCCGTCGGCGCAACGCCGGAGCCGGTGCTGCAACGGCGCGACGACGGTGTGTTCTTCCGTGCGTCCAGTACCGCTGCCGAGCGGCAGGCCGCGGTGGGCCAGACGTTCCTCTCCGGCGCGTATTTTTCCGGGCTCGACTACGACCTGTTCCTGCACCTGCTGTACGACGCATCGTCCGGCGAGGCGGACGAGCCGGTCCGGTTCGCTGACACCGTCGAGCCGTTAGCGCTGGCGCGGCGCGCGCTGTACAAGTCCGTCAAGATCGTCCTTGGCGAGGCCGATTATTACTTCGAGCCCGTCTTCCTGGATGCCGGCGCCGCAACCCAGGATGCAAACCAGGGCGAGACGCTGCGCTTCGACGAGTTCGTGGCGGACATGTGGCAGAAGGGCATCCGCTTCGGCATCGACGCCGTGGCCGTGCGCGCCGCCATCGGCAACGGCAAGCCCGGGCGCTGTCTGGTAGCGCGGCGGCGCGACGCGGTGCCGGGCCGGGACGGGGCCATTGTCGAAGTGACGGAAGCGCTGCACCGATCCAACGCACCGCGCGAGGGCGCCAACGGCAAGCTGGACCTGCACACCTTCCAGAACCGCTTTCCGCAGGTGAGCGCACGCACGCGGCTTCTGAAGAAGATGCTGCCCGTCCCTGGGATCCGCGGCTACGAGCTGTCCGGCATTCCCATCGAGGCGCCCGTGCCGAAGGACGTGGAACTGACGTCGGTAGCCGGCACCGGCACCGTCATCGAGCACCTCGACGGCACCGACTTCCTCGTCGCCGCGGTGCAGGGCTTCGTCAACGTCGACCGCCGCAGCCGCCGCATCTCCATCGGCCCCAGGATCGTCAGCCGGGAGGGCGTCAGCGTGCGCACGACGGGCAACCTGCAACTGACGGGCGAGTACGAGGAATTCGGCGAAGTGCAGGAGAACCGCGTCGTCGAAGGCGGCAACATCACGATTCACGGCGACGTGTTCGGCCGCATTGTCTCGCGCGGCGGCACGATCGTCCTGCGCCATAACCTGATGGGGGGCACCGCCATCAATGCGGACGGCGCCATCCGCGTGGCGGGCGTGGCGGCCAACGCCGTGCTGCAGACGAGAGCCGGCGAGGTCGCCGTGCAGCGCGCCCAGAGCTGCATCATCACCGGCACCCGTGTGCGCATCGGCGTTGCGATCAATTGCGAAATCATGGCGGACGAAGTAGTCATCGGCAGCGCGAGCGGCTGCGCCATCGCGGCGCGCAGCATCGTCATCGAGAGTGCCGGGCCGCACAAGCATGGCGAGATGATGCTGTTCGCACTGGTGGCCGATACCTCGCGGATCGATGACGAGATCGCCGACCTTGCTGCGCGCGGCCAGTCCTACGCGCGGCTGACTCAGCGTCACCGGGACGCCATCGACGTCATCACAGGCCGCCGGGAGGTCAGCGCCTACCTGGCGCTGGCACAGCGGGTGCGCCAGCGCGAAGTGGTCCTGACACCGGAGCAGCTGCGCGCGTTCCAGAAAATCCGCCTCCAGGTCGGCCCGGCGCTGCAGGAAGTGGCGCAGCTGTCGCTTGCAGCGCGGCAGGCGCAAACGCAGCAGGCGTTGATGCAGGAGGGTGCGCGCGCGGCGCAGGCGCGCAAGGATGCGCTGGCCGGTGCCGCCAGCTGCCGCGTACGGCTGCTGGCCGGCGAGACCGTCATGCGCGCAATGCCGTACAACCCGGAGCATGGCGCTGCCTACGACTTGCCGGCCAGGGACGTGCGGACACGATTGCGGGCGGAAGCGCAGACGCGTGCGCCCGTCTGGAGCGGCAGCACGGGCACGCTGGCGTGGCCGCCCGCCGCGCGCGAACGACAAGGGGGCGACCCGGACTGA
- a CDS encoding VOC family protein: MNDAMHDGNKIPPVTGILTPHLVCNDASAAIAFYQKAFGAVEQVRMPAQDGSGKLMHAMIRIGDASLMLADEFPEWGSVGPLTLKGTPVTLHLNVPDVDSAFQRALDAGATTKMPVTDMFWGDRYGVLTDPFGHDWSMATHLRDVTVEEAIEASKQQMCGEAAVAQ; encoded by the coding sequence ATGAACGACGCCATGCACGACGGCAATAAAATCCCCCCGGTGACCGGCATCCTGACCCCGCATCTGGTCTGCAACGACGCCAGCGCCGCCATCGCGTTCTACCAGAAGGCGTTCGGCGCCGTGGAGCAGGTGCGCATGCCCGCGCAGGACGGCAGCGGCAAGCTGATGCACGCCATGATCCGGATCGGCGACGCCAGCCTCATGCTGGCCGACGAGTTCCCCGAATGGGGCAGCGTGGGGCCGCTGACGTTGAAGGGAACGCCTGTCACCTTGCACCTGAACGTGCCGGATGTCGACAGCGCCTTCCAGCGCGCGCTCGATGCGGGCGCCACGACCAAGATGCCGGTCACCGACATGTTCTGGGGCGACCGCTACGGCGTGCTGACCGATCCGTTCGGGCACGACTGGTCGATGGCGACGCACCTGCGCGACGTGACCGTCGAGGAAGCCATTGAAGCGTCGAAACAGCAGATGTGCGGCGAAGCCGCTGTCGCGCAGTAA
- a CDS encoding chemotaxis protein CheW: protein MPDTEPVLAHAALRRNESAARPARQYRTFRLGGLEYALDYRNVQELRPLKALERFAADGEILSGVAVSRGVIMPIVDMRIAFGPRAPQHDTGTDVIILRLSTCVMGMVTDGVTDIVMLADSDIRPFPSLEADGAPEADYLLGLGKRASAG, encoded by the coding sequence ATGCCCGATACCGAACCAGTTCTGGCCCACGCCGCCCTGCGCAGAAACGAGAGCGCCGCACGACCGGCAAGGCAGTATCGCACCTTCCGCCTGGGCGGCCTGGAATACGCACTGGATTACCGCAACGTGCAGGAACTGCGGCCGCTCAAGGCGCTGGAGCGCTTCGCCGCCGACGGCGAAATCCTCAGCGGGGTGGCCGTGTCGCGCGGCGTCATCATGCCCATCGTCGACATGCGCATCGCCTTCGGCCCGCGCGCGCCGCAGCACGATACCGGCACGGACGTGATCATCCTGCGCCTGTCGACCTGTGTGATGGGGATGGTGACGGATGGGGTGACGGATATCGTCATGCTGGCCGACAGCGACATCCGGCCGTTCCCCAGCCTGGAGGCCGACGGAGCGCCGGAAGCTGATTACCTGTTGGGGTTGGGGAAGCGGGCGAGCGCCGGATGA